Proteins found in one Pieris napi chromosome 6, ilPieNapi1.2, whole genome shotgun sequence genomic segment:
- the LOC125050167 gene encoding ankyrin repeat domain-containing protein 29-like isoform X2 — MCESRSRVQQNDLLLHEAVIKNEPAAVREALQRPADVNCRNNYGRAPIHWAASRGNVEIIKLLINANCDIEAVDKFGMRPLLMAAWHGHLDAVQVLVQAGACLAATNKKQNDLLQCACARGSYDVAMFAISIGARVQTTDTTGDASLALASRAGYTNVVELLLDKGAYIDAINKAGRTALHLACEGGHSSTAALLIAKGASREARDNSSRTPLHIAAVHRHTELVQTLLESQCNVDAVDNNGVTALQMACAQGCRGIVEHLLEFGADVHLQNNVGSSALHAACAADATDIVELLLARGADPALTDQWSQSPLSVAGGAAESPPEGFRRAARGSFSAILGLLTATANLDHHQEQSDGSSSPRIEEKSGGHSPAPIEEGDSER; from the exons ATGTGCGAAAGCCGGTCTCGGGTACAACAGAACGATCTGTTGCTTCATGAAGCCGTCATCAAGAATGAGCCAGCTGCTGTTAGAGAGGCATTGCAGAGACCCGCAGATGTCAACTGTAGGAATAAT TATGGGCGGGCCCCGATACACTGGGCAGCGAGTAGAGGCAATGTGGAGATAATCAAATTACTGATCAACGCCAACTGCGATATTGAGGCTGTTGACAAG TTTGGCATGCGACCATTGTTAATGGCAGCGTGGCATGGACACCTGGATGCTGTGCAAGTTCTAGTTCAAGCTGGGGCTTGTCTGGCAGCTACCAATAAG AAACAGAATGATCTTCTACAATGCGCGTGCGCTCGTGGTTCATACGACGTTGCCATGTTCGCGATTTCTATCGGCGCAAGAGTGCAAACCACCGATACAACGGGTGACGCGTCCCTTGCGCTTGCTTCTCGAGCCGGTTACACCAACGTGGTGGAGCTGTTGTTGGATAAAGGAGCTTATATTGATGCaattaataag GCTGGTCGCACAGCACTTCACCTCGCGTGTGAGGGAGGTCACAGCAGCACTGCAGCTCTCCTGATAGCAAAAGGAGCCTCGCGCGAGGCTCGCGATAACTCCAGCAGAACTCCATTGCATATTGCAGCAGTCCATCGTCATACTGAACTGGTACAGACCCTATTGGAAAGCCAGTGTAACGTAGATGCTGTTGATAAC AATGGTGTGACGGCGCTGCAAATGGCGTGTGCGCAGGGATGTCGAGGCATTGTAGAACACCTCCTTGAATTTGGAGCAGATGTGCATTTACagaataat GTGGGATCATCAGCGCTGCATGCTGCGTGCGCGGCTGATGCGACAGACATTGTTGAGTTGTTGCTGGCTCGTGGGGCAGACCCGGCCCTCACTGACCAG TGGTCTCAATCACCACTAAGCGTTGCAGGCGGCGCTGCCGAGTCACCACCTGAAGGCTTTCGGCGCGCGGCTAGAGGTTCTTTCTCCGCAATATTAGGCCTACTGACTGCTACAGCCAATCTTGATCATCATCAG GAACAATCGGACGGATCATCAAGCCCCCGAATTGAAGAGAAGTCTGGAGGTCACTCACCGGCGCCGATCGAGG AGGGCGACAGTGAGAGGTGA
- the LOC125050167 gene encoding ankyrin repeat domain-containing protein 29-like isoform X1, which yields MCESRSRVQQNDLLLHEAVIKNEPAAVREALQRPADVNCRNNYGRAPIHWAASRGNVEIIKLLINANCDIEAVDKFGMRPLLMAAWHGHLDAVQVLVQAGACLAATNKKQNDLLQCACARGSYDVAMFAISIGARVQTTDTTGDASLALASRAGYTNVVELLLDKGAYIDAINKAGRTALHLACEGGHSSTAALLIAKGASREARDNSSRTPLHIAAVHRHTELVQTLLESQCNVDAVDNNGVTALQMACAQGCRGIVEHLLEFGADVHLQNNVGSSALHAACAADATDIVELLLARGADPALTDQWSQSPLSVAGGAAESPPEGFRRAARGSFSAILGLLTATANLDHHQEQSDGSSSPRIEEKSGGHSPAPIEATEGDSER from the exons ATGTGCGAAAGCCGGTCTCGGGTACAACAGAACGATCTGTTGCTTCATGAAGCCGTCATCAAGAATGAGCCAGCTGCTGTTAGAGAGGCATTGCAGAGACCCGCAGATGTCAACTGTAGGAATAAT TATGGGCGGGCCCCGATACACTGGGCAGCGAGTAGAGGCAATGTGGAGATAATCAAATTACTGATCAACGCCAACTGCGATATTGAGGCTGTTGACAAG TTTGGCATGCGACCATTGTTAATGGCAGCGTGGCATGGACACCTGGATGCTGTGCAAGTTCTAGTTCAAGCTGGGGCTTGTCTGGCAGCTACCAATAAG AAACAGAATGATCTTCTACAATGCGCGTGCGCTCGTGGTTCATACGACGTTGCCATGTTCGCGATTTCTATCGGCGCAAGAGTGCAAACCACCGATACAACGGGTGACGCGTCCCTTGCGCTTGCTTCTCGAGCCGGTTACACCAACGTGGTGGAGCTGTTGTTGGATAAAGGAGCTTATATTGATGCaattaataag GCTGGTCGCACAGCACTTCACCTCGCGTGTGAGGGAGGTCACAGCAGCACTGCAGCTCTCCTGATAGCAAAAGGAGCCTCGCGCGAGGCTCGCGATAACTCCAGCAGAACTCCATTGCATATTGCAGCAGTCCATCGTCATACTGAACTGGTACAGACCCTATTGGAAAGCCAGTGTAACGTAGATGCTGTTGATAAC AATGGTGTGACGGCGCTGCAAATGGCGTGTGCGCAGGGATGTCGAGGCATTGTAGAACACCTCCTTGAATTTGGAGCAGATGTGCATTTACagaataat GTGGGATCATCAGCGCTGCATGCTGCGTGCGCGGCTGATGCGACAGACATTGTTGAGTTGTTGCTGGCTCGTGGGGCAGACCCGGCCCTCACTGACCAG TGGTCTCAATCACCACTAAGCGTTGCAGGCGGCGCTGCCGAGTCACCACCTGAAGGCTTTCGGCGCGCGGCTAGAGGTTCTTTCTCCGCAATATTAGGCCTACTGACTGCTACAGCCAATCTTGATCATCATCAG GAACAATCGGACGGATCATCAAGCCCCCGAATTGAAGAGAAGTCTGGAGGTCACTCACCGGCGCCGATCGAGG CTACAGAGGGCGACAGTGAGAGGTGA